One window of the Allosaccharopolyspora coralli genome contains the following:
- a CDS encoding DUF3152 domain-containing protein, with translation MQRPTSGSPDSNARRREAASGGDPGSRGTTAVRDGRDQAEPLAAARNPEPERPAPPRRRGLASRYGWRLYAVPMLVVATALAVFQVVEPASESPGGAGAGGDQAADVPEAPVLDEAPPGQRYSPEMFSADLPPGAPIPESGAGTFDVLPGNSPQVGQGDMYRYTIEVETGIELTEGRDAFGNLVEQTLSDPRSWTHPEAGGIALQRVDDQGPPPDFRVTLVSQNTARQVCGYGQGLPFDTSCRIDDRVYINAARWVRGAISFEGDSGTYRRYAINHEVGHVFGNPHVPCGQDGALAPVMMQQTFSVANDELHELNKAVPQGADIPRDGKVCKYSAWPFPVAG, from the coding sequence GTGCAACGGCCGACGTCCGGATCCCCCGACTCCAACGCGCGCCGCCGGGAGGCGGCGTCCGGAGGCGACCCCGGGTCCCGTGGCACCACCGCCGTTCGGGACGGCCGCGACCAAGCCGAGCCGCTCGCGGCCGCCCGCAACCCCGAGCCCGAGCGGCCGGCGCCGCCCCGCCGCCGCGGCCTGGCGTCGCGCTACGGGTGGCGCCTCTACGCGGTGCCGATGCTCGTCGTGGCCACCGCGCTCGCCGTTTTCCAGGTGGTCGAACCCGCCTCCGAGAGCCCGGGCGGCGCAGGCGCCGGAGGCGACCAGGCCGCCGACGTCCCGGAAGCGCCGGTGCTCGACGAGGCGCCGCCCGGTCAGCGCTACTCACCCGAGATGTTCTCGGCCGACCTGCCTCCGGGAGCGCCCATTCCCGAAAGCGGAGCCGGGACCTTCGACGTATTGCCCGGCAACTCGCCACAGGTCGGTCAGGGTGACATGTACCGCTACACGATCGAGGTCGAGACCGGGATCGAACTCACCGAGGGCAGGGACGCTTTCGGCAACCTCGTCGAACAAACCCTCTCCGACCCGCGCAGCTGGACGCACCCGGAAGCGGGCGGCATCGCCCTGCAGCGCGTCGACGACCAGGGACCGCCGCCGGACTTCCGGGTCACGCTGGTGAGTCAGAACACGGCACGCCAGGTGTGTGGCTACGGGCAGGGCCTACCCTTCGACACCTCGTGCCGGATCGACGACCGCGTCTACATCAACGCCGCTCGCTGGGTGCGTGGTGCCATCTCGTTCGAGGGCGACAGCGGGACCTACCGGCGCTACGCGATCAACCACGAGGTCGGGCACGTCTTCGGCAACCCGCACGTGCCGTGCGGCCAGGACGGGGCGCTCGCGCCGGTGATGATGCAGCAGACGTTCAGCGTCGCCAACGACGAGCTGCACGAGCTCAACAAGGCCGTTCCGCAGGGCGCCGACATTCCCAGGGACGGCAAGGTCTGCAAGTACAGCGCTTGGCCGTTCCCCGTCGCCGGGTGA